Proteins from one Thioalkalivibrio sp. XN279 genomic window:
- a CDS encoding sterol desaturase family protein — protein sequence MEFEQNEALVRFGAFFGLLLLLYAAQRRWPARGDGRPARRQLVNFGMVAVSTGVLRVGFPVLAVAWAAQVHGGGLFGLLAWPAWLEIAAAILLLDVAIYWQHRLMHTVPLLWRLHRVHHCDTAFDVTTGVRFHPLEIALSMGFKLALISLLGPHPVAVLAFEVLLSLGSLFTHTDIALPRALDRRLRWVFVTPSMHRIHHSTRRVETDSNYGFHLSVWDRVFRSYTVEPAEDERRMPIGLEQWREPRDQGLVSLLLNPFRPTPRAARADAPADGEPHA from the coding sequence ATGGAATTCGAGCAAAACGAAGCCCTGGTCCGCTTCGGGGCTTTTTTCGGCCTGCTGCTGCTGCTCTACGCGGCCCAGAGGCGCTGGCCCGCGCGCGGCGACGGCCGCCCGGCACGGCGGCAACTGGTCAATTTCGGCATGGTAGCCGTCAGCACCGGCGTGTTGCGCGTCGGCTTTCCGGTGCTGGCCGTGGCCTGGGCCGCGCAGGTGCACGGCGGCGGCCTGTTCGGGCTGCTGGCGTGGCCGGCGTGGCTGGAGATCGCCGCCGCCATCCTGCTGCTGGACGTCGCCATCTACTGGCAGCACCGCCTCATGCACACCGTCCCGCTGCTGTGGCGGCTGCACCGGGTGCACCACTGCGACACGGCCTTCGACGTCACCACGGGCGTGCGCTTCCACCCGCTGGAGATCGCGCTCTCCATGGGCTTCAAGCTGGCGCTGATCTCGCTGCTCGGGCCACACCCGGTTGCGGTGCTGGCCTTCGAGGTGCTGCTCAGCCTCGGCTCGCTGTTCACCCACACCGACATCGCCCTGCCGCGAGCGCTGGACCGCCGCCTGCGCTGGGTGTTCGTCACGCCCTCCATGCATCGCATCCACCATTCCACGCGCCGCGTCGAGACCGACAGCAACTACGGCTTCCACCTCTCCGTATGGGACCGCGTGTTCCGCAGCTACACCGTGGAGCCGGCCGAGGACGAGCGCCGCATGCCGATCGGGCTCGAGCAATGGCGGGAACCCCGCGACCAGGGACTGGTCTCTCTGTTGCTCAACCCCTTCCGCCCGACGCCGCGTGCCGCGCGGGCGGACGCGCCCGCCGACGGAGAGCCCCATGCGTGA
- a CDS encoding sialidase family protein: protein MKRSLLPALTAAAVFSISAMAGPALGDTMAFDPPDGPLMVSDGIASTNKVKILRTPDGTLFAVYGEAQSVGYDLNAQVWDAKGSHTRKPYDIVIKYSLDNGDTWSAPLNIDNTAMRTSAYGILVQEGPPMLGPEGTPDLGLDENAVPYHGDSDKPNVFNVGNHILVTFNSKFCPGGEQRFVVYPELFGITVPYSCQYASRLVWDSTSKRFQARTEWEGAVFKTDQLSTGIRDAKQDANRGNMYGFVLNWQEDPLGLKLGEAEGPGSGASGANVNHGTDIWYTYLDAYDAATGKISTPRFVAGQWSVPTRITKNIFGNKKLTGTSLITHPAGDYDQGNVGASRPNIGQVDDQVVIAYEETKGTMGWDDGKYVRYHSFHYMTPPLYGEHGCILSDPWENARRVRFLVQSAKTNEVPLLFIYKQGNFTGGGESDVMLRRAVGGLTPDRLEPQVHVGGCYSHIISGGDPLYDIDLEQHGPAMNFSGTRFIPYTTVNELGEVVEVADAVGTGVMGEYIDTDENYIENALAHRGAMRGSNILIGFSYVPDLAAFSLLNDQEPYRFYVRRSTDGGATWTDALDLTPMMDAASGYTAKEPRIVPTPGDGPKCLVDPTDCQDSNVLYVAFGMQTNVRHYEEAADVDLYMLMTPDFGATFTEPQAITAGDALNGLADDFGDFETQIKLRPDGRASYTVWSGDDGSGNNAMFRRGRILGDAMDLETQSGVQTKLSVMPESDSDARIDDAVWNSLDAYEPPPEGYVFPYGVLEFTVSKVKPGGSIDVTLTFSEELAPDTVYWKYGLVPGAEVPSWFTIPAVVDGNTLSFTLTDGLIGDVDITQNGYIVDPGAPGKLLPSAGKGKGNGGGKPVKPPKPPKPPKPVKP, encoded by the coding sequence ATGAAACGCTCGTTATTGCCAGCGCTGACGGCTGCGGCCGTGTTCAGCATCTCCGCCATGGCCGGTCCGGCTCTCGGCGACACCATGGCATTCGACCCGCCGGATGGACCACTCATGGTCTCCGACGGCATAGCATCCACCAACAAGGTCAAGATCCTGCGCACGCCGGACGGCACGCTGTTCGCCGTTTATGGCGAGGCCCAGAGTGTCGGTTACGACTTGAACGCACAGGTCTGGGATGCCAAGGGCAGCCACACGCGCAAGCCCTACGATATCGTCATCAAGTACTCCCTGGACAACGGGGACACCTGGAGCGCGCCGCTGAACATCGACAACACGGCGATGCGCACCTCGGCATACGGCATCCTGGTGCAGGAAGGCCCGCCCATGCTCGGCCCGGAGGGGACTCCGGACCTCGGGCTGGACGAGAACGCCGTTCCCTACCACGGTGACTCGGACAAGCCGAACGTGTTCAACGTCGGCAACCACATCCTGGTGACCTTCAACAGCAAGTTCTGCCCGGGCGGCGAGCAGCGTTTCGTCGTGTATCCGGAGTTGTTTGGCATCACGGTGCCCTACAGCTGCCAGTACGCTTCGCGCCTGGTGTGGGATAGCACCAGTAAGAGGTTCCAGGCACGGACAGAGTGGGAGGGCGCAGTCTTCAAGACCGACCAGCTGAGCACCGGTATTCGTGACGCCAAGCAGGACGCCAACCGCGGCAACATGTACGGCTTCGTCCTCAATTGGCAGGAAGACCCGCTGGGCCTGAAGCTGGGCGAGGCGGAAGGGCCGGGTTCCGGCGCCTCGGGCGCGAACGTCAACCATGGCACGGACATCTGGTACACCTACCTCGATGCGTACGACGCCGCCACGGGCAAGATCAGCACGCCCAGGTTCGTCGCCGGGCAGTGGAGCGTCCCGACACGCATCACGAAGAACATCTTCGGCAACAAGAAGTTGACGGGCACCAGCCTCATCACGCATCCCGCCGGCGACTACGACCAGGGCAACGTCGGCGCCTCGCGGCCGAACATCGGCCAGGTCGACGACCAGGTGGTGATCGCCTACGAGGAAACCAAGGGCACGATGGGCTGGGACGACGGCAAGTATGTCCGCTACCACAGCTTCCACTACATGACTCCGCCGCTGTACGGCGAGCATGGCTGCATCCTCAGCGACCCGTGGGAGAACGCCCGCCGCGTGCGCTTCCTGGTCCAGTCCGCCAAGACCAACGAGGTGCCGCTGCTGTTCATCTACAAGCAGGGCAACTTCACGGGCGGCGGCGAATCGGATGTCATGCTGCGGCGCGCCGTGGGCGGCCTCACGCCAGATCGTCTCGAGCCGCAGGTGCACGTTGGAGGCTGCTACTCCCACATCATCTCCGGCGGCGACCCACTGTATGACATCGACCTGGAGCAGCACGGCCCGGCGATGAATTTCAGCGGCACGCGCTTCATCCCCTACACGACCGTCAACGAGCTTGGCGAAGTGGTTGAAGTGGCTGATGCCGTCGGCACGGGCGTCATGGGCGAGTACATCGACACCGACGAGAACTACATCGAGAACGCGCTGGCGCATCGCGGCGCCATGCGCGGCAGCAATATCCTCATCGGCTTCAGCTACGTGCCCGACCTCGCGGCCTTCTCGCTGCTCAACGACCAGGAGCCGTACCGCTTCTACGTGCGGCGCTCGACCGACGGCGGCGCGACCTGGACGGACGCGCTCGACCTGACGCCAATGATGGACGCGGCCTCCGGTTACACCGCCAAGGAACCACGCATCGTGCCGACCCCTGGCGACGGCCCGAAGTGCCTTGTTGACCCCACCGACTGCCAGGACTCGAACGTCCTCTACGTGGCCTTCGGCATGCAGACCAACGTGCGGCACTATGAAGAAGCGGCCGACGTCGATCTCTACATGCTGATGACGCCGGACTTCGGCGCCACCTTCACCGAGCCGCAGGCCATCACGGCCGGCGACGCGCTGAACGGCCTCGCGGACGATTTCGGCGATTTCGAGACCCAGATCAAGCTGCGTCCGGACGGCCGGGCCAGCTACACGGTGTGGTCCGGCGACGATGGCAGCGGCAACAATGCCATGTTCCGGCGCGGGCGCATCCTTGGCGACGCCATGGACCTCGAGACCCAGAGCGGCGTGCAGACCAAGCTCAGCGTGATGCCCGAGTCTGACTCCGACGCGCGCATCGACGATGCGGTGTGGAACTCGCTCGACGCATACGAGCCTCCGCCCGAAGGCTATGTCTTCCCCTACGGCGTGCTCGAGTTCACCGTCAGCAAGGTCAAGCCCGGCGGCTCGATCGACGTGACGCTGACATTCAGCGAAGAGCTGGCACCCGACACGGTGTACTGGAAGTACGGCCTGGTCCCGGGCGCGGAGGTTCCGAGCTGGTTCACCATCCCGGCGGTCGTGGACGGCAACACCCTCAGCTTCACGCTGACGGACGGCCTGATCGGCGACGTCGACATCACCCAGAACGGCTACATCGTCGATCCGGGCGCCCCCGGGAAACTGCTTCCCTCCGCGGGCAAGGGCAAGGGCAACGGTGGCGGCAAACCCGTAAAGCCCCCCAAGCCTCCCAAGCCCCCCAAGCCCGTCAAGCCGTAA
- a CDS encoding Crp/Fnr family transcriptional regulator, whose translation MDGAITRPCLSGYWSGRANCSACQAPIVMPLQPVPTYLGNRAMLEAEAYSLPAGAALFNAGDPARSVYSIRRGFIKLWRTDCAGKCRIVRMLGPGDMVGLEALLQPAYGLNSTAVTPCQLCMIPRDLLERLERERPSIYRDIERRWHAQLERTDSLLLEVLNGPARQRVLKFLAHLADLAAPEPCPRIRRLDMAAALDIAPETAARVIADLKHAGILTESAHEMRFERGQLPLA comes from the coding sequence ATGGACGGGGCGATTACACGACCATGCCTCTCCGGCTACTGGAGCGGGCGCGCGAACTGCAGCGCCTGCCAGGCGCCGATCGTCATGCCCCTGCAGCCCGTACCCACCTATCTCGGCAACCGGGCCATGCTCGAGGCGGAGGCCTATTCGCTGCCGGCGGGCGCGGCGCTGTTCAACGCGGGTGACCCCGCTCGGAGCGTGTACTCGATCCGCCGCGGGTTCATCAAGCTCTGGCGCACCGACTGCGCCGGCAAGTGCCGGATCGTGCGCATGCTCGGGCCGGGCGACATGGTCGGCCTCGAGGCCCTGCTGCAGCCGGCTTACGGGCTGAATTCCACCGCCGTGACACCCTGCCAGCTGTGCATGATCCCGCGCGACTTGCTGGAACGCCTCGAGCGCGAGCGGCCTTCTATCTATCGCGATATCGAGCGCCGCTGGCACGCCCAGCTCGAGCGCACCGACTCCCTGCTGCTGGAAGTATTGAATGGCCCGGCGCGGCAACGCGTGCTGAAGTTCCTCGCCCACCTGGCGGACCTGGCGGCGCCGGAGCCCTGCCCGCGGATCCGCCGTCTCGACATGGCGGCGGCCCTGGACATCGCCCCGGAGACCGCCGCGCGGGTCATCGCCGACCTGAAGCACGCGGGCATCCTCACTGAGAGCGCGCACGAGATGCGCTTCGAGCGCGGCCAGCTGCCCCTGGCTTGA
- a CDS encoding efflux RND transporter periplasmic adaptor subunit — MIGKLLKWILPLVVLLAALAGGRYIISQRPEAPQFNPPVVPVAIDAIRVQPVDYRVVVRSEGTVEPRTESTLIPQVSGKIVEISPSFREGGFFAAGDLLVRLDPRDYQLAIASAEAQVAQAESALEQEIAQAKVVENDWRMLGKEAPELGLRKPQIAAARAALLSAQAQLERARVDLQRTQIRAPYEGQVLEKNVDIGQFVSPGTVLARVYATDFVEIRLPLSSRQLEFVDLPERFRDDTTGGSEGPAVRLKASLGRETWAWEGRIVRAEGAIDTRSRQLFVVAQVDNPYRRGVGDRPPLRIGQFVEAEIDGRVLPGAYVIPRGALRDGDGVLVIDAESRLQRRQVEVAWTDGENAVIVAGLAPGEVVNVTPLAVATDGTLVSATIDGVPPAPRERPGEGGPPGDRVAAQERPQ; from the coding sequence ATGATTGGCAAGTTGCTCAAGTGGATTCTCCCCCTCGTGGTGCTGCTGGCCGCGCTGGCGGGAGGCCGCTACATCATTTCCCAGCGCCCCGAGGCGCCGCAGTTCAATCCGCCCGTGGTGCCGGTGGCGATCGACGCCATCCGCGTCCAGCCGGTGGACTATCGCGTCGTCGTGCGCAGCGAGGGCACGGTCGAGCCCCGCACCGAGAGCACGCTGATTCCGCAGGTCTCCGGCAAGATCGTCGAGATCTCGCCGTCCTTCCGCGAGGGCGGCTTCTTTGCCGCGGGAGACCTGCTGGTGCGCCTCGACCCGCGCGACTACCAGCTCGCGATCGCCAGCGCGGAGGCGCAGGTGGCGCAGGCCGAATCCGCCCTGGAGCAGGAGATCGCACAGGCCAAGGTGGTCGAGAACGACTGGCGCATGCTCGGCAAAGAGGCGCCCGAGCTGGGCCTGCGCAAGCCGCAGATCGCTGCGGCCCGCGCCGCGCTGCTGTCGGCGCAGGCGCAGCTGGAGCGCGCCAGGGTGGACCTGCAGCGGACCCAGATCCGCGCGCCCTACGAGGGCCAGGTGCTGGAAAAGAACGTCGACATCGGCCAGTTCGTCTCCCCGGGCACCGTGCTGGCCCGGGTGTACGCCACGGATTTCGTCGAGATCCGCCTGCCCCTGTCCAGCCGCCAGCTGGAGTTCGTCGACCTGCCCGAGCGTTTCCGTGACGACACGACTGGCGGCTCCGAGGGCCCGGCGGTGCGGCTCAAGGCGTCCCTGGGGCGTGAGACCTGGGCTTGGGAAGGGCGCATCGTGCGTGCCGAGGGCGCCATCGACACCCGCAGCCGCCAGCTGTTCGTCGTGGCCCAGGTCGACAATCCCTACCGCCGCGGCGTGGGCGACCGCCCGCCGCTGCGCATCGGCCAGTTCGTCGAGGCCGAGATCGACGGCCGCGTCCTGCCCGGCGCTTACGTCATTCCCCGCGGCGCGCTGCGCGACGGCGATGGCGTGCTGGTGATCGACGCGGAGAGTCGCTTGCAGCGCCGCCAGGTCGAAGTGGCCTGGACCGACGGCGAGAATGCGGTGATCGTGGCCGGCCTGGCGCCGGGCGAGGTGGTGAACGTGACGCCGCTGGCCGTGGCCACGGACGGCACGTTGGTCAGCGCGACCATCGACGGCGTCCCGCCGGCCCCGCGTGAGCGGCCCGGTGAGGGTGGTCCCCCGGGCGACCGCGTCGCGGCCCAGGAGCGTCCGCAGTGA
- a CDS encoding efflux RND transporter permease subunit has protein sequence MIAWFARNDVAANLLMLTILGLGAWGLTAKIPLEVFPAFELRNVIVRVPFPGATPSEVEEGITVKIEEAVQDLEGIKTLRSTAVENLGTVVIEVENSADPRELMNDVKARVDAISTFPVDSERPTVYIPEIRRDVITVVVSGELPESELRLVAERVRDELVDLPEITQVELDGVRPYEISIEVSEQTLREYGLTLEQVASAVRSTSLDLAAGSVRTSGGEILIRTQGLARVGTEFEDIVVRSTEGGAKLTIADIGRVRDGFSEDPLEFRYNGRSAAFIDVYRVGEQSAIEVAEVVRDYIAATPAWLPPGVKLDYWRDQSRVVEARLNTLVKSAVQGGILIMVLLTLFLRPAVAAWVVIGIPVAFMGGIALMPVFGVTINLISLFAFILVLGIVVDDAIVTGENIFSRLQKGEDPLQASIRGTQEIAVPVTFGVLTTVVAFTPLLMIEGVRGQIFAQIPLIVIPVLLFSLVESKLILPAHLKHVRIRNQQNERGFTRLQAMVQRGLERSTRAAYTPVLNWSLHNRYLAGALFTAVLIILLSVAIGGHLRFIFFPRIQAETASATVTMPPGTPFEATQAAIQRINAEAESLRERYTDPDTGESVIKGILSTVGSSGGGSTPRTDIGRVVFEITPPEQRTLDVTSSDLVREWRRGIGQIPGAKEVSFRAEIGGGGSPLDVQITGPDFPALRTLAGQVRERLETYPGVFDITDSFEDGKEEIRLQIRPEAELLGITLEDLARQVRHAFFGFEVQRIQRGREEVRVYVRYPETERRSLESLDSMRIRTPGGAEVPFADVAVAEYGRGFSQIRRVDRNRTINVTADVNKESADVEAIKRDINEFLSAEVKRYAGVSFSLEGEAREQRESFGSLGYGLLFVLFTIYCLLAIPFRSYLQPLIVMSVIPFGAAGAMLGHMIMGMSLTIMSLMGMLALTGVVVNDSLVLVDYINRRRAEGMALLEAVATAGVARLRPVLLTSLTTFAGLTPLIFEKSTQAQFLIPMAVSLGFGILFATFITLVLVPLNYLMLEDARGFFGRLFGRGSRAGTGSAAAHT, from the coding sequence ATGATCGCCTGGTTCGCGCGCAACGACGTGGCCGCGAACCTGCTCATGCTGACCATCCTCGGCCTGGGCGCCTGGGGCCTCACCGCCAAGATCCCGCTGGAAGTGTTCCCCGCCTTCGAGCTGCGCAACGTCATCGTGCGCGTGCCTTTCCCCGGCGCCACGCCGTCCGAGGTCGAAGAGGGCATCACGGTCAAGATCGAGGAGGCGGTGCAGGACCTCGAGGGCATCAAGACGCTGCGCTCCACCGCGGTGGAGAATCTCGGCACCGTGGTGATCGAGGTGGAAAACAGTGCCGACCCGCGCGAACTCATGAACGACGTCAAGGCGCGCGTGGACGCGATCTCGACCTTCCCGGTCGACAGCGAGCGCCCGACGGTCTACATCCCGGAGATCCGTCGCGACGTCATCACCGTGGTGGTGTCGGGCGAGCTGCCGGAGTCCGAGTTGCGCCTCGTGGCCGAGCGCGTTCGCGACGAGCTGGTCGACCTGCCCGAGATCACCCAGGTGGAACTGGACGGTGTGCGGCCCTACGAGATTTCCATCGAGGTCTCCGAGCAGACCTTGCGTGAATACGGACTGACGCTGGAGCAGGTGGCTTCTGCAGTACGCAGCACCTCGCTGGACCTCGCGGCCGGTTCCGTGCGCACCTCGGGCGGCGAGATTCTCATCCGCACCCAGGGCCTGGCGCGCGTCGGCACGGAATTCGAGGACATCGTGGTGCGTAGCACCGAAGGCGGCGCCAAGCTGACCATCGCCGACATCGGCCGCGTGCGCGACGGCTTCAGCGAAGACCCGCTGGAGTTCCGCTATAACGGCCGCTCCGCGGCCTTCATCGACGTCTACCGGGTCGGCGAGCAGAGCGCGATCGAGGTGGCCGAAGTCGTGCGCGACTACATTGCCGCCACCCCGGCCTGGTTGCCGCCCGGCGTCAAGCTCGACTACTGGCGCGACCAGTCCCGTGTCGTTGAGGCGCGCCTGAACACACTGGTCAAGAGCGCCGTCCAGGGCGGCATCCTCATCATGGTGCTGCTGACGCTGTTCCTGCGGCCGGCGGTCGCTGCCTGGGTGGTGATCGGTATCCCCGTGGCGTTCATGGGCGGCATTGCACTGATGCCGGTGTTCGGCGTCACCATCAACCTCATCAGCCTGTTCGCCTTCATCCTGGTGCTGGGCATCGTGGTGGACGACGCCATCGTCACCGGTGAGAACATTTTCTCCCGGCTGCAGAAGGGCGAGGACCCGCTCCAGGCCTCTATCCGCGGCACGCAGGAAATCGCGGTGCCGGTCACCTTCGGCGTGCTGACGACCGTGGTGGCGTTCACGCCGCTGCTGATGATCGAAGGCGTGCGCGGCCAGATCTTTGCCCAGATCCCGCTCATCGTGATCCCGGTGCTGCTGTTCTCGCTGGTCGAATCCAAGCTGATCCTGCCGGCCCACCTGAAGCACGTGCGCATCCGCAACCAGCAGAACGAGCGCGGCTTCACGCGCCTGCAGGCGATGGTGCAGCGCGGCCTGGAGCGCAGCACGCGCGCGGCCTACACGCCGGTCCTGAACTGGTCGCTGCACAACCGCTACCTGGCCGGAGCGCTGTTCACCGCCGTACTGATCATCCTGTTGAGCGTCGCCATCGGCGGCCACCTGCGCTTCATCTTCTTCCCGCGCATCCAGGCCGAGACCGCCTCCGCCACCGTGACCATGCCGCCCGGCACGCCCTTCGAGGCCACCCAGGCAGCCATTCAGCGCATCAACGCCGAAGCCGAGAGCCTGAGAGAGCGCTACACGGACCCCGACACTGGCGAGAGCGTGATCAAGGGCATCCTGTCCACGGTCGGCTCGTCCGGTGGCGGCAGCACCCCGCGTACCGACATCGGTCGCGTTGTGTTCGAGATCACGCCGCCGGAGCAGCGCACCCTCGACGTCACCAGTTCCGACCTGGTGCGCGAGTGGCGGCGTGGTATCGGCCAAATCCCAGGCGCCAAGGAGGTCAGCTTCCGCGCCGAGATCGGCGGCGGCGGCTCGCCGCTGGACGTGCAGATCACAGGCCCGGACTTTCCCGCCCTGCGCACCCTGGCAGGGCAGGTGCGCGAGCGCCTGGAGACGTACCCGGGTGTATTCGACATCACCGACAGTTTCGAGGATGGCAAGGAAGAGATCCGGCTGCAGATCCGGCCCGAGGCCGAGTTGCTCGGGATCACGTTGGAAGACCTGGCCCGACAGGTCCGGCACGCCTTCTTCGGCTTCGAGGTCCAGCGCATCCAGCGCGGACGGGAGGAAGTGCGGGTCTACGTTCGCTATCCGGAGACCGAGCGGCGCTCGCTGGAGAGCCTGGACTCGATGCGCATCCGTACCCCGGGCGGCGCGGAGGTGCCGTTTGCCGACGTCGCCGTGGCGGAGTACGGCCGCGGCTTTTCACAGATTCGTCGCGTCGATCGGAACCGCACCATCAACGTGACGGCCGACGTCAACAAGGAGAGCGCGGACGTCGAGGCCATCAAGCGGGACATCAACGAGTTCCTCTCCGCCGAGGTGAAGCGCTATGCCGGCGTCAGCTTCAGCCTGGAAGGCGAGGCGCGGGAACAGCGCGAGTCCTTCGGCAGCCTGGGCTACGGCCTGCTGTTCGTCCTGTTCACCATCTACTGCCTGCTGGCGATCCCGTTCCGTTCATACCTGCAGCCGCTGATCGTCATGAGCGTGATCCCCTTCGGCGCCGCCGGCGCCATGCTGGGACACATGATCATGGGAATGAGCCTGACCATCATGAGCCTGATGGGCATGCTGGCCCTGACCGGCGTGGTGGTGAACGACAGCCTGGTGCTGGTGGACTACATCAACCGGCGGCGTGCCGAGGGCATGGCGCTGCTGGAGGCGGTCGCCACGGCCGGCGTAGCGCGCCTGCGCCCGGTGCTGCTGACTTCCCTGACGACCTTCGCCGGCCTCACGCCGCTGATCTTCGAGAAGTCCACCCAGGCCCAGTTCCTCATCCCCATGGCCGTGTCGCTCGGCTTCGGCATCCTGTTCGCGACTTTCATCACCCTGGTGCTGGTGCCGCTGAACTACCTCATGCTGGAGGACGCCCGCGGCTTCTTCGGCCGGCTGTTCGGTCGTGGAAGCCGCGCCGGCACTGGATCTGCTGCGGCGCACACCTAG
- a CDS encoding tetrathionate reductase family octaheme c-type cytochrome: MNTSRCGLPARWTGILLAAAILALGGCSGDDGDDGVAGPPGADGSDGINCWDLNENGVADPEEDRNGDGTIDVFDCQTPPPSIADPETLHAAYFADRAYEDGACLACHGKIGDDILTTGHWKWEGVAAGIEGFEAGIHGKTDIINNFCVAVPTNEGRCTQCHIGYDWKDDTYDFGNAKLIDCFACHDQTGTYSKAPPAAGRPPATVDLQAVAQSVGENNGVPTRKACLFCHQNAGGGDNVKHGDLSSDLIATTREYDVHMGVDGGDLNCGACHDVKRDLDGNLLSHGIGGMPYHSVDEGVMRQCDDCHSPSVHVGTSVEAIFNSHERLACQACHIPAISRKLPTKTEWYWADAGQDIDPIPIDADTGKPAYDKMKGSFNWELNVRPTLRFYDGKWIKSLIGENDTVASLPSEDGKVYLGGPAADYTNPDAKIYPFKKLIGNQPADANNGTILVPHLFGTAGGPNPYWGAYDWNLALQDGADRTGQPYTGEFEFVDTVSYWAVNHEVAPAADALGQGGNCGDCHFSDQIDWAGLGWTADPVEGGTRP; this comes from the coding sequence ATGAACACTTCCAGGTGCGGACTGCCTGCCCGCTGGACAGGAATACTGCTCGCCGCCGCCATCCTGGCGCTCGGCGGGTGTAGTGGTGACGACGGTGACGATGGCGTGGCGGGTCCGCCGGGCGCCGACGGTTCCGACGGTATCAATTGCTGGGACCTGAACGAAAACGGCGTGGCCGATCCTGAAGAGGACAGGAACGGCGACGGCACGATCGACGTGTTCGACTGCCAGACGCCGCCGCCTTCGATTGCCGATCCCGAAACGCTGCACGCGGCGTATTTCGCGGACCGGGCTTACGAGGACGGCGCCTGCCTGGCCTGCCACGGCAAGATCGGCGACGACATCCTCACCACCGGCCACTGGAAGTGGGAAGGCGTGGCTGCGGGTATCGAGGGCTTCGAGGCCGGCATCCACGGCAAGACGGACATCATCAACAACTTCTGCGTCGCCGTGCCGACCAACGAGGGGCGCTGCACCCAGTGCCACATCGGCTACGACTGGAAGGACGACACCTACGACTTCGGCAACGCCAAGCTGATCGACTGCTTCGCCTGCCATGACCAGACCGGCACCTACTCCAAGGCCCCGCCCGCGGCCGGCCGGCCGCCGGCCACCGTGGACCTGCAGGCCGTGGCGCAGAGCGTGGGCGAGAACAACGGCGTGCCGACCCGCAAAGCCTGCCTGTTCTGCCACCAGAACGCCGGCGGCGGTGACAACGTCAAGCACGGCGACCTGTCGAGCGATCTCATCGCGACCACGCGCGAGTACGACGTCCACATGGGCGTCGATGGCGGCGACCTGAACTGCGGCGCCTGCCACGACGTCAAGCGCGACCTCGACGGCAACCTGCTGTCCCACGGTATCGGCGGCATGCCCTACCACTCGGTGGACGAGGGCGTGATGCGCCAGTGCGACGACTGCCACAGCCCGAGCGTCCATGTCGGTACCTCGGTTGAAGCCATCTTCAACTCGCATGAACGGCTCGCGTGCCAGGCCTGCCACATCCCGGCGATTTCCCGCAAGCTGCCCACCAAGACCGAGTGGTACTGGGCGGACGCGGGCCAGGACATCGATCCGATCCCGATCGACGCGGACACCGGCAAGCCGGCGTACGACAAGATGAAGGGTTCCTTCAATTGGGAGCTGAACGTCCGGCCGACGCTGCGCTTCTATGACGGCAAGTGGATCAAGTCACTGATCGGCGAGAACGACACCGTGGCCTCGCTCCCCTCCGAGGACGGCAAGGTCTATCTCGGCGGGCCGGCGGCGGATTACACCAACCCGGACGCCAAGATCTATCCCTTCAAGAAGCTGATCGGCAACCAGCCGGCGGACGCGAACAACGGCACCATCCTTGTGCCCCACCTGTTCGGCACGGCCGGCGGCCCGAACCCCTACTGGGGCGCGTATGACTGGAACCTCGCCCTGCAGGACGGCGCGGACCGTACCGGTCAGCCCTACACGGGTGAGTTCGAGTTCGTCGACACCGTCAGCTACTGGGCCGTGAACCACGAGGTCGCGCCGGCGGCAGATGCGCTCGGCCAGGGCGGCAACTGCGGTGACTGCCACTTCAGCGACCAGATCGACTGGGCCGGCCTCGGCTGGACAGCTGATCCGGTTGAAGGCGGTACCCGCCCTTAA
- the fabA gene encoding 3-hydroxyacyl-[acyl-carrier-protein] dehydratase FabA, with product MKKNAYSRDELLQAGHGTLFGSEGARLPLPPMLMVDRITSITGDGGAHGFGQITAELDIHPDLWFFKCHFESDPVMPGCLGLDAMWQLIGFFLCWSGGPGRGRALGVGEVKFSGQVLPTASLVTYRIDLKRVLLRRLYMGIADATMEVDGRRIYSATDLKVGLFTSTDSF from the coding sequence TTGAAGAAGAACGCGTACAGTCGGGATGAATTGCTGCAGGCCGGCCACGGCACGTTGTTCGGGTCCGAGGGCGCGCGGCTGCCGTTGCCGCCGATGTTGATGGTCGATCGTATCACCAGCATCACCGGCGACGGCGGTGCCCACGGCTTCGGCCAGATCACGGCGGAGCTCGACATCCACCCCGACCTCTGGTTCTTCAAGTGCCACTTCGAGTCCGACCCGGTGATGCCGGGCTGCCTGGGGCTCGATGCGATGTGGCAGCTGATCGGCTTCTTCCTGTGCTGGAGCGGCGGCCCGGGTCGCGGTCGCGCGCTGGGCGTGGGCGAGGTCAAGTTCAGCGGCCAGGTGCTGCCGACGGCCAGCCTGGTCACCTACCGCATCGACCTCAAGCGGGTGCTGCTGCGCCGGCTTTACATGGGCATCGCGGACGCCACCATGGAAGTCGACGGGCGTCGCATCTACAGCGCCACCGACCTCAAGGTCGGCCTGTTCACCTCAACCGATTCTTTCTAA